The Solibacillus daqui genome has a segment encoding these proteins:
- the nrdF gene encoding class 1b ribonucleoside-diphosphate reductase subunit beta, which produces MSNLTYKAVNWNKPTSELARIFWDQQWKQIWFPEEIAVSKDVKQWKEFEHQDTYKKVFGGLTLLDTVQTNIGMNEIAKFTPDLQEKAVLTVFGAFEAIHAKSYSYIFTTLCTNTEIDEIFEWVQKNEFLQYKANRIGDVYKAIQEDDPESLWKAMYASVMLESFLFYSGFFYPLYLGGQGTLRNSAEVISLILRDESIHGVAVGFFAQNIFKAFSEDKKQELTLWGYEFLLDLYQNEMKYTEDLYAETGLSPEVKKYVRYNANKALMNLGFETMFPEEEVNPVVMNGITNTGSTYDFFSQKGATYAVAKVAPITDDTFKF; this is translated from the coding sequence ATGTCAAATTTAACTTACAAAGCAGTCAACTGGAACAAACCCACAAGTGAGCTTGCACGTATTTTCTGGGATCAGCAATGGAAACAAATTTGGTTCCCAGAAGAAATCGCTGTCAGTAAGGATGTAAAGCAATGGAAGGAATTCGAGCATCAGGATACGTATAAAAAAGTATTCGGTGGTCTTACACTACTCGATACAGTACAAACGAATATCGGAATGAACGAAATCGCCAAATTCACCCCTGATTTACAGGAAAAGGCCGTTCTAACTGTATTTGGCGCATTTGAAGCGATTCATGCAAAATCGTATTCGTACATTTTTACAACACTTTGTACGAATACCGAAATCGATGAAATTTTTGAATGGGTTCAAAAAAATGAATTCCTTCAATATAAAGCGAATCGCATAGGCGACGTTTATAAAGCAATACAAGAAGATGACCCTGAAAGCCTATGGAAAGCAATGTATGCCTCTGTCATGCTAGAAAGCTTCCTATTTTATTCAGGCTTCTTCTACCCTCTTTACTTAGGTGGACAAGGAACGCTACGTAACTCTGCAGAAGTGATTTCACTAATATTACGCGACGAGAGCATTCACGGTGTTGCAGTAGGCTTTTTTGCACAAAACATTTTCAAGGCGTTTTCTGAAGACAAAAAACAAGAATTAACGCTATGGGGCTATGAATTTTTACTCGATTTATATCAAAATGAAATGAAATATACAGAAGACCTTTACGCCGAAACAGGTCTATCCCCAGAAGTGAAAAAATATGTGCGCTACAATGCCAACAAAGCGCTGATGAACCTAGGTTTTGAAACCATGTTCCCAGAAGAAGAAGTGAATCCCGTTGTTATGAACGGAATTACGAATACTGGCTCAACATATGATTTCTTCAGTCAAAAAGGCGCTACATATGCAGTTGCAAAAGTAGCACCGATTACCGATGACACATTTAAATTTTAA
- a CDS encoding class I SAM-dependent methyltransferase, whose translation MTIKNIDKFSGKAQHYNQGRPSYAPELIDDLYKNGYLTPHSIVADIGAGTGKFTELILQKGNTVFAIEPNNDMRAVLTERFRYFDTVIILNGTDEATSLADHSVDAITVAQAFHWFDIERFKQECTRILKPNGLVLLIWNMRDEASPVNQETYRIFQKYCRNFTGFSGGIKQNDEQISAFFDGDFFVKSFSNHLYYSKDDFIARSLSASYSLKQGDDLFEDYLQELTNLYNRFVVNGVLEVPNKSVAYIGKL comes from the coding sequence ATAACTATAAAGAATATAGATAAATTTTCAGGAAAAGCACAACATTATAATCAAGGTCGTCCCTCGTATGCACCTGAATTAATAGATGATTTATATAAAAATGGTTATTTAACACCACATTCTATAGTTGCGGATATCGGGGCAGGTACTGGTAAATTCACAGAGCTAATTTTGCAAAAGGGCAATACGGTGTTTGCGATTGAACCAAACAACGACATGCGCGCTGTATTAACTGAACGATTTCGGTATTTTGACACCGTGATAATACTGAATGGAACAGATGAAGCTACATCGTTAGCGGATCATTCAGTAGACGCTATTACTGTTGCACAAGCATTTCATTGGTTTGATATTGAAAGATTTAAACAAGAATGTACGCGTATTCTAAAACCAAATGGTCTAGTTTTATTAATTTGGAATATGCGTGATGAAGCGTCACCAGTTAATCAAGAGACATATCGAATTTTTCAAAAGTATTGTAGGAACTTTACGGGATTTAGTGGAGGCATTAAACAAAACGACGAGCAAATTTCAGCATTTTTTGATGGTGATTTCTTTGTTAAAAGCTTTTCAAATCACCTATATTATTCAAAGGATGACTTTATTGCACGCAGTTTATCCGCATCTTATTCGTTGAAGCAAGGGGACGATCTATTTGAGGATTACCTGCAAGAGTTAACAAATTTATATAATCGATTTGTCGTAAATGGGGTACTTGAAGTCCCAAATAAAAGTGTCGCTTATATTGGGAAATTATAA
- a CDS encoding alpha/beta hydrolase fold domain-containing protein — translation MRSWQSVAFKWYLIMRGSKKKFQDSKLLDDFIASKYNELPYQLDESFRVKKDILKNEISGMRYYTINEQRKPKKVIYYFHGGAYINDPLSFHWRYLIKLAKATEYTIVVPIYPKLPRHTVLECYEAIYALYERLLEHYDAPFIFMGDSAGGGLALGFAQDVKLLKKRQPEHIILHSPWLDVTGEDPRYKQLEKFDPMLGIQGAQELGRLWAKDVGIKNYKVSPLNGDIQDIGKLTLFVGTGELLLVDAHMLREKAQQEHVPLHYFEYSKMNHVFPVFPVPEAKKAFKELLSIIQT, via the coding sequence ATGCGTAGCTGGCAAAGTGTAGCGTTTAAATGGTATTTAATTATGCGCGGATCGAAAAAAAAGTTTCAAGATTCCAAATTATTGGATGATTTTATAGCAAGTAAATATAACGAGTTACCATACCAATTAGATGAGTCCTTTCGAGTGAAGAAAGACATTTTGAAAAATGAAATCAGCGGAATGCGATATTATACAATTAACGAACAGCGCAAACCGAAAAAGGTGATTTATTATTTTCACGGTGGCGCTTATATTAATGATCCTCTAAGCTTTCATTGGCGTTATTTAATAAAACTTGCCAAAGCTACAGAGTATACAATTGTAGTGCCGATTTATCCGAAGCTTCCTCGACATACAGTACTTGAATGCTATGAGGCGATTTATGCTTTATATGAGCGACTGTTAGAACATTATGATGCCCCTTTTATTTTTATGGGAGATTCAGCAGGAGGTGGATTAGCACTAGGTTTTGCACAAGATGTAAAGTTGTTAAAAAAGCGGCAGCCTGAGCATATTATCCTGCATTCGCCGTGGTTAGATGTGACCGGAGAGGACCCTCGCTATAAACAACTTGAAAAGTTTGATCCGATGTTAGGGATTCAAGGGGCACAAGAGCTGGGTCGATTGTGGGCAAAGGATGTTGGAATAAAAAATTACAAGGTCAGCCCATTAAATGGGGATATACAAGATATTGGGAAACTCACACTTTTCGTTGGAACAGGGGAGCTTTTATTGGTGGATGCACATATGCTACGTGAAAAAGCGCAGCAAGAACACGTGCCGCTCCATTATTTTGAATATAGTAAAATGAATCATGTATTCCCAGTATTTCCGGTTCCAGAGGCAAAAAAAGCATTTAAAGAACTGTTAAGCATTATTCAAACATAA
- the nrdI gene encoding class Ib ribonucleoside-diphosphate reductase assembly flavoprotein NrdI: MIVYASRTGNVQSIVGKLGLPAIAIDQAISITKPFLLFTYTDGLGSVPLVVENYMQQNHMLCKGIIVSGNRNFGHSMFGRAGDLLANYYQLPLIAKLDLRGTTADYEQIKQFYNSIWNEAR, encoded by the coding sequence ATGATTGTTTATGCTTCACGCACTGGGAACGTTCAAAGCATTGTCGGAAAACTTGGTTTACCTGCAATCGCAATTGATCAAGCGATATCCATAACAAAGCCGTTTTTACTGTTCACCTATACGGATGGACTAGGCTCGGTTCCCCTAGTCGTGGAAAATTATATGCAGCAGAACCACATGCTTTGTAAAGGAATCATTGTCAGTGGCAATAGAAATTTTGGTCATTCGATGTTTGGCCGTGCCGGTGATTTATTAGCGAACTATTACCAGCTTCCCTTAATCGCAAAGCTAGATTTACGTGGAACAACTGCTGATTATGAGCAAATAAAGCAATTTTATAACTCCATTTGGAATGAGGCTAGATGA
- a CDS encoding CbiX/SirB N-terminal domain-containing protein yields the protein MTTWNLTNMQRHLLICNGATCMGAGAEEVTKQIRDEIRKSRLDENIHTSRTRCNGRCKDKCVVIDYPKGTWYSVQAEQTARSIVHENVEEQAVIYTMQDGERKRSEHRIKGIEKYKKEKGTVKKAILFVGHGSKLEAGNEEVRKFVQQMRPMIDSSLLVETCFLEFASPDIEDGIHHCIEQGADEVHVIPIILLHAGHSKMHIPAEIEHAKEHFPDIRFTYGQTIGIHEEIFEILSSRLMEIGFNPDEKHDDTAILLIARGGSDPYANGDFYKISRLLWEKHNVPIVESAFMGVTTPTVEQGIERCVKLGAKKIIMLPYFLFTGILMERMHKMATQFTSQYPDITIELAGYFGYHPKLKTVLLERMQQALDGTSTGMQDLENFRKYAEEHGYEHHHHHH from the coding sequence ATGACAACTTGGAACTTAACAAACATGCAGCGTCATCTGCTTATTTGTAATGGCGCAACTTGCATGGGTGCGGGAGCAGAAGAAGTAACCAAGCAAATTCGCGATGAAATTCGTAAATCCAGATTGGATGAGAATATTCATACATCACGAACACGCTGTAACGGTCGCTGTAAGGATAAATGTGTAGTAATCGATTATCCAAAAGGTACTTGGTATTCCGTTCAGGCTGAACAAACAGCGCGTTCCATTGTTCATGAAAATGTTGAAGAACAAGCGGTTATTTATACAATGCAAGACGGTGAGAGAAAAAGGTCAGAACACCGAATAAAAGGAATTGAAAAATATAAAAAGGAGAAGGGGACTGTGAAAAAAGCGATCTTATTTGTCGGACATGGCAGCAAGTTAGAAGCTGGAAATGAAGAAGTGCGTAAATTTGTTCAGCAAATGAGACCGATGATTGATTCGTCGCTACTCGTAGAAACGTGCTTTTTAGAGTTTGCATCACCAGATATTGAAGATGGCATTCATCATTGTATCGAACAAGGGGCAGATGAAGTGCATGTCATTCCAATTATTTTATTGCATGCAGGGCATTCGAAAATGCATATTCCAGCCGAAATTGAGCATGCGAAAGAGCATTTTCCAGATATTCGCTTTACTTATGGACAAACAATCGGTATTCATGAAGAAATCTTTGAAATTTTATCGTCTCGCTTAATGGAAATCGGTTTCAATCCAGATGAAAAGCATGATGACACAGCAATATTATTAATTGCACGAGGTGGAAGTGATCCGTATGCGAACGGTGATTTTTATAAAATTTCGCGTTTGTTATGGGAGAAACATAATGTACCAATTGTTGAAAGTGCCTTTATGGGGGTAACAACGCCAACAGTTGAGCAAGGGATTGAACGTTGTGTCAAATTAGGCGCGAAAAAGATTATTATGCTGCCATACTTCCTATTTACGGGGATTTTAATGGAGCGTATGCATAAAATGGCTACGCAGTTTACTTCACAATACCCTGATATAACAATCGAACTTGCTGGTTATTTTGGCTATCATCCAAAATTAAAAACCGTACTTTTAGAGCGTATGCAGCAAGCGCTTGATGGCACATCTACAGGAATGCAAGATTTAGAAAACTTTAGAAAATATGCAGAAGAGCATGGCTATGAACATCATCACCATCATCATTAA
- a CDS encoding cobalamin biosynthesis protein CobN, whose protein sequence is MLLGFYSGLIVFVLLFFIVLFVWIKTFKLKKQNKMPIIMLGVLMVFTLVVASIYTTDFFYLKTEQTKSTAGACTLEFVSGGGNSLDTTEVIIDNKKYSIKSEHFKDIADGNYFCEITYLPVTKIVTEISIKN, encoded by the coding sequence ATGTTACTTGGGTTTTATAGTGGACTCATCGTATTTGTACTACTGTTTTTTATAGTGCTATTTGTTTGGATTAAAACCTTTAAATTAAAGAAGCAAAATAAGATGCCTATTATAATGCTTGGTGTGCTAATGGTATTTACACTTGTTGTTGCTAGTATTTATACCACGGACTTTTTTTATTTAAAAACAGAGCAAACGAAGTCAACTGCCGGTGCTTGTACGCTCGAGTTTGTTAGTGGTGGCGGTAATAGCTTAGATACAACAGAAGTGATAATCGATAACAAAAAATATTCTATTAAATCTGAGCACTTCAAAGATATTGCAGATGGAAATTATTTTTGTGAAATCACCTATTTACCGGTAACAAAAATTGTGACAGAAATTTCGATTAAAAACTAA
- a CDS encoding methyltransferase, protein MKESPLTINFEQQWKEGMHDWHGKMPERMIDDKLEEAFWAQSMQKKTYKQTDTHAKQIYKKMKRHIPASASCIEIGPGWGNYTFSLQEDVEKLTLVDGSESVLHYLKQYFVDDEAVQFVHAKWEDAMLEPHDIVVGVNCYYRMYEMNETLIKMNALAKKRAIIGLTTGPIQPHYEMLQQKYGYKIKYPRRDYIQIVNMLYQLGIYADCEMLKLERTYRYENEEALFAAQSKKILDSQFDIAHVKASLVPFIEEIQGKIEYRHTFYAAIISWEPVKLGGYDDNLELNKHAASSAYL, encoded by the coding sequence ATGAAAGAATCCCCTTTAACGATAAATTTTGAACAGCAATGGAAAGAGGGCATGCATGATTGGCATGGTAAGATGCCAGAACGAATGATCGATGATAAATTAGAAGAAGCATTTTGGGCACAATCGATGCAAAAGAAAACGTATAAGCAAACCGACACCCATGCCAAACAAATTTATAAAAAAATGAAGCGCCATATCCCAGCTAGCGCAAGCTGTATTGAGATTGGACCAGGTTGGGGAAATTATACATTTTCACTGCAAGAAGATGTTGAAAAATTAACTTTAGTAGATGGTTCAGAAAGTGTGCTCCACTATTTAAAACAGTATTTCGTAGACGATGAAGCTGTTCAGTTTGTGCATGCAAAATGGGAAGATGCAATGCTTGAGCCACATGATATTGTTGTAGGCGTCAATTGCTATTATCGCATGTATGAAATGAACGAGACGCTTATAAAAATGAATGCGCTCGCGAAAAAACGTGCGATTATTGGTCTTACAACAGGGCCGATTCAACCGCATTATGAAATGCTTCAACAAAAATATGGTTACAAAATTAAATACCCACGTCGTGATTATATTCAAATCGTGAATATGCTGTATCAGCTTGGTATTTACGCAGATTGTGAAATGTTAAAGCTGGAGCGAACATATCGCTACGAAAATGAGGAAGCTTTATTTGCTGCTCAGAGTAAAAAGATATTAGATTCTCAATTTGATATAGCGCATGTGAAGGCATCACTAGTGCCATTTATTGAAGAAATTCAAGGTAAAATTGAGTACCGCCATACATTTTATGCGGCCATTATTAGCTGGGAGCCAGTTAAACTAGGAGGATATGATGACAACTTGGAACTTAACAAACATGCAGCGTCATCTGCTTATTTGTAA
- the nrdE gene encoding class 1b ribonucleoside-diphosphate reductase subunit alpha, with translation MKQYLTLNNDILNRYRATGEIDLQKDKDATRRYFLEEINVRLRYFIDIEEKVRYLVDEGYYEKEFIERYSMDFIKRMYKKAYAYKFRFPSFMSASKFYDSYAMKSRDGKEILEKYEDRIVIIALYLAQGDEALAENAIEAIMTAYQPATPTALNSGKKARGELVSCFKLTMDDTMNSIAENIGYCLELSRLGGGVGVNLTDLRPLGDPIKGILNRASGVMPVAKLLENSFSYSNQLGQRNGSGVVYLNIFHGDIESFVSSKKPNADDKIRLATLSTGIIIPDIFFELMRRDKDIVLFSSYDIYKEYGKRMSEISMTEMYYELLDNPNIRKLKRINARKLYTEVKKAQFESGYPFEIMDDNVNNTHPLKNIGRVKMSNLCTEILQYQQTSVITDQNQPNEYGLDVSCNLGSIDIHEATKVHSFEQLVQTAMRLLTNVSTMTDIINVPSVSKANKVMHSVGLGVMNLHGHLVSSGIRYGSKESIAFIDAFMEALNYYSIKASMELAKEKKETFYRYDDSDYASGTFFEKYITKEITELDQIVQHALGSTPIITNEMWQQLKVDVQTYGLFHSYRLAIAPTGSISYIRSCTASISPVTERVEVRDYADSRTIYPMPFLTNDNKDLYTEAYDVNPYELIDLYAAAQQHVDQGISMTLYVTDQWNTEQLAKVYIYAWMKGIKSVYYVRQRLLTIEECVACQI, from the coding sequence ATGAAACAATATTTAACTCTTAACAACGATATTCTCAACCGCTACCGTGCGACAGGCGAAATCGATTTACAAAAAGATAAGGATGCGACACGCCGTTACTTTTTAGAGGAAATCAATGTGCGTCTTCGCTATTTTATTGATATCGAAGAAAAAGTACGCTATTTGGTGGATGAAGGCTACTATGAAAAGGAATTTATTGAACGTTATTCTATGGATTTCATTAAGCGCATGTACAAAAAGGCGTATGCTTATAAATTCCGCTTCCCTTCATTTATGAGTGCGTCTAAATTCTATGATAGCTATGCAATGAAAAGTAGAGATGGCAAAGAAATATTAGAAAAATATGAGGATCGCATTGTTATTATTGCTCTATACCTTGCACAAGGTGATGAAGCATTAGCAGAAAATGCAATAGAAGCAATTATGACTGCCTATCAGCCCGCTACCCCTACTGCATTAAACAGCGGAAAAAAAGCGCGTGGAGAACTGGTTTCATGCTTTAAATTAACGATGGATGATACGATGAACTCCATTGCTGAAAATATAGGCTATTGCTTAGAGTTATCTCGATTAGGTGGAGGTGTTGGTGTAAATTTAACCGACCTTCGTCCACTAGGTGATCCGATTAAAGGCATTTTAAACCGTGCAAGTGGTGTTATGCCAGTTGCAAAGTTGTTAGAAAACTCATTTAGCTATTCCAATCAGCTTGGTCAGCGCAATGGCTCTGGGGTTGTCTATTTGAATATTTTCCATGGTGATATTGAAAGCTTTGTTTCATCGAAAAAGCCAAATGCCGATGACAAAATTCGTCTAGCTACTCTATCTACCGGCATTATCATACCAGATATTTTCTTTGAACTTATGCGCCGTGATAAAGACATCGTGTTGTTTAGTTCATATGATATTTACAAAGAATATGGTAAACGCATGTCGGAAATTTCGATGACCGAGATGTATTACGAGCTTTTGGATAATCCAAATATCCGTAAGCTAAAACGCATCAATGCACGTAAATTATATACCGAAGTGAAAAAAGCACAATTTGAATCAGGCTACCCGTTTGAAATAATGGATGATAATGTAAATAACACTCACCCATTGAAAAATATCGGTCGCGTAAAAATGTCGAATTTATGCACTGAAATTCTTCAGTATCAGCAAACTAGCGTGATTACCGATCAAAATCAGCCAAATGAATATGGCTTAGATGTGTCATGTAACCTAGGCTCAATTGATATTCACGAAGCGACAAAGGTACATAGCTTTGAACAACTAGTACAAACTGCGATGCGCTTATTAACTAACGTATCGACGATGACCGACATCATTAATGTTCCTTCCGTATCAAAAGCCAATAAGGTAATGCACTCGGTTGGACTAGGTGTTATGAACTTACATGGTCATTTAGTAAGTAGTGGCATTCGTTATGGTTCAAAGGAATCAATCGCCTTTATCGACGCTTTTATGGAAGCATTGAATTATTATTCAATAAAAGCTTCTATGGAATTAGCAAAAGAGAAGAAAGAAACGTTTTATCGTTATGATGATAGTGATTATGCGTCAGGTACTTTCTTTGAAAAATATATTACGAAAGAAATAACGGAGCTTGACCAAATCGTTCAACACGCATTAGGTTCAACGCCAATCATTACTAACGAAATGTGGCAGCAGTTAAAAGTAGATGTTCAAACATACGGGCTTTTCCATAGCTACCGTTTAGCGATCGCGCCTACGGGATCCATTTCCTACATCCGTTCATGTACAGCGTCAATCTCACCTGTAACAGAGCGTGTGGAGGTTCGTGACTACGCAGACAGTCGAACAATTTATCCGATGCCGTTTTTAACGAATGATAACAAGGATCTTTATACAGAAGCCTATGACGTCAATCCTTACGAGCTTATTGATTTATACGCAGCCGCACAGCAGCATGTCGATCAAGGTATCTCGATGACATTATATGTAACCGATCAATGGAATACTGAACAGCTTGCAAAAGTTTATATTTATGCATGGATGAAGGGTATTAAATCGGTATATTATGTTCGTCAACGTTTACTGACAATTGAGGAGTGTGTCGCATGTCAAATTTAA
- a CDS encoding glutaredoxin family protein gives MKLYTKTICPKCLWVKSELETANLQVEVINIDHDENAKQTVVDAGFLAVPVLEVNGEWFAEPSSIMDRIAELSA, from the coding sequence ATGAAACTGTATACAAAAACAATTTGCCCAAAATGCCTATGGGTAAAATCAGAACTTGAAACAGCCAATTTACAAGTAGAAGTGATAAATATTGATCATGACGAAAATGCGAAGCAAACAGTAGTGGATGCAGGCTTTTTAGCAGTACCTGTGTTAGAGGTGAATGGAGAATGGTTTGCGGAGCCTAGCTCAATTATGGACCGTATTGCCGAGCTTAGCGCATGA